One Setaria viridis chromosome 5, Setaria_viridis_v4.0, whole genome shotgun sequence genomic region harbors:
- the LOC117857736 gene encoding zinc finger CCCH domain-containing protein 7 has translation MEDALATSPLAPPPAPLAAAAVLTRRRSHLDSASYRTLSRLFSHCLHLHPSPREGTALPEAEPAAANPTGGDSGDSLQVPRGADFDPLKNVEKEAADAGGPPLYGTVSPAREQPAAANPTGNPCEAGAPQRSHDDANEVVAVESTCVNTGAGVDESGIGAELVDVGDDALKSVKACLEMTEVDESVEGALGNEDGQLLLDAMMTNFTGLIDDVGAGVVPAQPCVVSGGELQNSKASEDLNQSVGRIEDGEPVTNLDHELNGDGGFEEGEIEGEFQALDSEESGDSELGDNDDSEEKLGGDSVSRGSGANKSSDHGTQFGNLHSTPEIIGNGHLTLNNDGVRGGAQISVTRAPAVSYDEIVDWNGTPLPDNMAPNPGKKRKRSMTEERKAKKTENKRKKRAQQRIADGVNRPKIQHVMKPKKPCHFYDHGKCQQGNKCKFSHDFTPSTKSKPCKHFACGSCLKGDDCPYDHELSKYECHNYKNNGMCIRGDRCKFSHVMQTTEGTPTQDAKPSDASLAYEKTNLREHTSSQKTSTVHNGEPVTSAPTKQQCSILKNLAGFSINSQNVSNRIPKGVQFLPIDKSGSNLSSLRLGALSIEKPRNANATQHQYLREHEAERQKIAKQNGQESLLDEKNSSNEATVHPFSDPKKATLPISSTATSVHTQPEVSEASRILQEFLFGAGS, from the exons ATGGAGGACGCCCTCGCTACATCGCCTCTGGCGCCTCCTCCtgcccccctcgccgccgctgccgtcctcACTCGGCGGCGGTCGCACCTTGACAGCGCCTCTTACCGCACGCTCTCCCGCCTCTTCTCCCactgcctccacctccacccgtCTCCCCGCGAGGGCACCGCGCTGCCCGAggccgagcccgccgccgcgaaCCCTACCGGCGGGGACTCCGGCGATTCCCTACAGGTGCCCAGAGGCGCCGATTTTGATCCTCTGAAGAATGtggagaaggaggcggcggaTGCGGGAGGCCCTCCGCTCTACGGGACCGTCTCGCCAGCAAGGGAGCAACCGGCCGCGGCGAACCCTACCGGCAACCCTTGTGAGGCTGGGGCTCCGCAACGCTCACATGATGATGCGAACGAGGTAGTTGCTGTAGAAAGCACCTGTGTTAACACCGGAGCTGGGGTCGACGAGTCGGGGATTGGAGCTGAACTGGTGGATGTGGGGGACGATGCTCTGAAGTCGGTGAAGGCTTGCTTGGAGATGACTGAGGTTGACGAATCCGTAGAGGGAGCATTGGGTAATGAAGATGGGCAGCTACTGCTTGATGCAATGATGACCAACTTCACGGGGCTGATTGATGATGTTGGTGCTGGCGTGGTACCAGCGCAGCCTTGTGTGGTTTCTGGAGGCGAGCTGCAGAATAGCAAGGCATCTGAGGATTTAAACCAATCAGTAGGTCGGATTGAAGACGGAGAACCCGTGACCAATTTAGATCATGAGCTGAATGGTGATGGTGGTTTTGAGGAAGGAGAAATTGAGGGGGAGTTTCAGGCTTTGGATTCAGAAGAATCCGGAGATTCCGAGCTCGGAGACAATGATGACTCTGAAGAGAAATTGGGTGGTGATTCTGTTAGCAGAGGCTCAGGGGCGAACAAATCTTCTGATCATGGCACACAGTTTGGGAATTTGCACTCAACACCTGAAATTATAGGAAATGGTCATCTTACACTGAACAATGATGGTGTCAGGGGTGGTGCACAAATATCTGTTACCAGGGCTCCAGCTGTCAGTTATGATGAAATTGTGGATTGGAATGGGACTCCACTTCCTGATAATATG GCTCCCAACCctgggaagaaaagaaaacgctCTATGACAGAAGAGAGGAAGGCTAAAAAGACA gaaaataaaagaaagaagcgAGCACAGCAACGGATAGCTGATGGAGTCAATAGACCAAAAATTCAACATGTTATGAAGCCAAAAAAACCTTGCCACTTCTATGACCATGGGAAGTGCCAACAG GGAAATAAGTGCAAGTTCTCCCATGATTTTACACCTTCAACAAAATCTAAG CCCTGCAAGCATTTTGCGTGTGGTTCTTGTTTGAAAGGAGATGATTGTCCATATGATCATGAGTTGTCAAAGTATGAATGCCATAACTATAAGAACAATGGCATGTGCATCAGAGGTGATAGATGCAAATTCTCTCATGTG ATGCAAACTACAGAAGGTACTCCCACACAAGATGCAAAGCCATCTGATGCTTCACTGGCATATGAGAAAACAAACCTCAGAGAGCATACAAGCAGCCAGAAAACCTCAACAGTTCACAATGGTGAACCTGTGACATCTGCTCCTACCAAACAACAGTGTTCCATCCTAAAAAATCTGGCTGGCTTCTCGATCAATTCTCAAAATGTGTCTAATCGTATTCCAAAGGGTGTACAGTTTCTTCCGATTGATAAAAGTGGATCAAATTTGAGCAGCCTCCGCCTGGGTGCTTTGTCTATTGAGAAGCCTAGGAATGCAAATGCCACTCAACATCAGTACCTTAGAGAACATGAAGCAGAAAGGCAAAAGATCGCCAAGCAAAATGGCCAGGAATCACTGCTTGATGAGAAGAATTCATCAAACGAAGCAACTGTGCATCCATTTTCAGACCCAAAAAAAGCTACTTTACCTATTAGTTCTACTGCAACATCAGTACATACTCAGCCTGAAGTCTCAGAGGCCTCTAGGATTTTGCAGGAGTTCTTGTTTGGTGCTGGCAGTTAG